The proteins below are encoded in one region of Conger conger chromosome 17, fConCon1.1, whole genome shotgun sequence:
- the dgkh gene encoding diacylglycerol kinase eta isoform X2, which translates to MAARRTAFQPLSSSRVPEGKGAADRDKPNPEWCCSTTHQEPEKGAPSTAGIGSAGIHQHVVGAVGGPGTADESSDSEGEQEGPQKLIRKVSTSGQIRSKTSIKEGLLLKQTSSFQRWKKRYFKLRGRTLYYAKDSKGGGVLSRWQERAYRVSRSRVCWRVLSVCWTGPRHAPQPLGTSGSEEGLVAVRSLIFDEVDLSDASVAESSTKNVNNSFTVITPFRRLILCAETRKEMEDWISSLKSVQSREHYETAQFNVEHFSGMHNWYACSHARPTFCNVCRDSLSGVTSHGLSCEVCKFKAHKRCAVRATNNCKWTTLASIGKDIIEDEDGIAMPHQWMEGNLPVSARCAVCDKTCGSVLRLQDWRCLWCKAMVHTACMDLYPRKCPLGQCKVSIIPPTALNSIDSDGFWKATCPPSCASPLLVFVNSKSGDNQGVKFLRRFKQLLNPAQVFDLVNGGPHLGLRLFQKFDNFRILVCGGDGSVGWVLSEIDKLNLHKQCQLGVLPLGTGNDLARVLGWGPSCDDDAQLPQILEKLERASTKMLDRWSIMTYEIKIPPKHICAVTPGGSEECQFQISAYEDSVAAHLTKILNSDQHSVVISSAKVLCETVKDFVAKVGKSYEKSTENTEEAENMSLKCAILNEKLDSLLQTLNTEAQAMPRPAHTTPPIVEEELEEEEEEAESVEAPSEESLSELKESAAEKSSAPHAVFRPREQLMLRANSLKKAVRQIIEQAEKVVDEQNAHTEGQQDLQSPVEFKKEAEDEDKDSEKDENTKELESPSSAKTTPCSPTERHMSRSNQSCGSFSIPHFTTSKENLPVLNTRIICPGLRAGLAASIAGSSIISKMLLANIDPFGAMPFIDPDLDSLEGYSERCVMNNYFGIGLDAKISLEFNNKREEHPEKCRSRTKNMMWYGVLGTKELLQRTYKNLEQKVQLECDGQYIPLPSLQGIAVLNIPSYAGGTNFWGGTKEDDIFCAPSFDDKILEVVAVFGSMQMAVSRVIKLQHHRIAQCRSVKITILGDEGMPIQVDGEAWIQPPGIIKIQHKNRAQMLTRDRAFENTLKSWEDKLKYDKPPVRPHLYSQQSVDLATEEEAGLVQACARAAEELITRICEAAKTNGLLEQELAHAVNASSHAINKTHPKFPESLSRNTAMEVASTVKALHNETESVLLGRVSLQLDPPHEELLSGALQSVEVELGKLAEIHWLYHILQPNDEEGHDLEYGKRHNRSAMFRIVPKFKKEKAPKKSSPQSVERWGTEEVTAWLEQLSLGEYKDTFTLHDIRGSELLHLERRDLKDLGISKVGHMKRILQGTKELAKATLVDL; encoded by the exons ACGAGCATAAAGGAGGGCCTACTACTGAAACAGACCAGCTCCTTCCAGCGATGGAAAAAGCGCTACTTCAAACTGAGGGGCAGAACGCTCTACTATGCCAAGGACTCCAAG GGGGGCGGCGTGCTGTCCCGGTGGCAGGAGCGGGCCTACCGGGTGTCGCGGAGCCGCGTGTGCTGGAGGGTGCTGTCCGTGTGCTGGACGGGGCCCCGCCACGCCCCCCAGCCCCTGGGCACCAGCGGCTCGGAGGAAGGGTTGGTggcagtccgg TCTCTCATTTTTGACGAAGTGGATCTGTCCGATGCCAGCGTTGCGGAATCAAGCACCAAGAATGTCAACAACAGCTTTACG GTCATCACTCCCTTCCGACGGCTCATCCTCTGCGCCGAGACTCGGAAGGAGATGGAGGACTGGATCAGCTCGCTCAAGTCCGTCCAGTCCAGAGAGCACTACGAG ACGGCACAGTTTAATGTGGAACATTTCTCAGGGATGCACAACTGGTACGCCTGCTCCCACGCCCGCCCCACCTTCTGCAACGTCTGCAGGGACAGCCTGTCAGGGGTGACCTCCCATGGCCTCTCCTGCGAAG TGTGCAAATTCAAAGCCCATAAGCGGTGCGCCGTCAGGGCCACGAACAACTGCAAATGGACGACGCTGGCCTCCATCGGGAAGGACATCATCGAGGATGAGGACGGG ATCGCCATGCCGCACCAGTGGATGGAGGGGAACCTGCCGGTCAGCGCCAGGTGCGCGGTGTGCGACAAGACCTGCGGGAGCGTCCTGAGGCTGCAGGACTGGCGCTGCCTCTGGTGCAAGGCCATG GTACACACGGCCTGCATGGACCTGTATCCCCGGAAGTGTCCCCTGGGTCAGTGCAAAGTGTCCATCATCCCTCCCACGGCCCTCAACAGCATCGACTCGGACG GCTTCTGGAAGGCCACCTGTCCCCCGTCCTGTGCCAGCCCGCTCCTCGTCTTCGTCAACTCCAAGAGCGGGGACAACCAGGGGGTGAAGTTCCTGCGTCGCTTCAAGCAGCTGCTCAACCCGGCGCAGGTGTTTGACCTGGTCAATGGTGGGCCGCACTTAGG CTTACGGTTGTTCCAAAAGTTTGACAACTTCAGGATCCTGGTGTGCGGGGGAGATGGGAGCGTGGGCTGGGTCCTGTCCGAAATCGATAAGCTGAACCTTCACAAACAG TGCCAGCTGGGGGTGCTGCCCCTGGGGACAGGAAATGACCTCGCCCGGGTGCTGGGATGGGGGCCATCTTGTGACGACGACGCACAGCTGCCCCAGATCCTGGAGAAGCTGGAGAGAGCGAGCACCAAGATGCTGGACAG GTGGAGTATAATGACGTACGAGATTAAAATACCTCCCAAGCACATCTGCGCGGTCACCCCGGGAGGGTCTGAGGAGTGCCAG TTTCAGATTTCAGCCTACGAAGATTCTGTAGCTGCTCACCTCACCAAGATCCTCAACTCAGACCAGCACTCTGTGGTCATATCCTCTGCAAA GGTTCTGTGTGAAACGGTGAAGGACTTTGTGGCCAAAGTGGGGAAGTCGTATGAGAAAAGCACAGAGAACACCGAGGAAGCGGAGAACATGTCCCTTAAA TGTGCCATCCTCAACGAGAAGCTGGACTCGCTCCTCCAGACCCTGAACACGGAGGCGCAGGCCATGCCCCGCCCGGCCCACACCACCCCGCCCATcgtggaggaggagctggaggaggaggaggaggaggcggagtcCGTGGAGGCGCCGAGCGAGGAGTCGCTGTCGGAGCTGAAGGAGAGCGCGGCGGAGAAGAGCTCCGCCCCCCACGCCGTGTTCCGGCCCCGCGAGCAGCTGATGCTGCGCGCCAACAGCCTGAAGAAGGCCGTCAGGCAGATCATCGAGCAGGCCGAGAAAG TGGTCGATGAGCAGAACGCCCACACGGAAGGACAGCAGGATTTGCAGTCGCCCGTCGAGTTTAAAAAGGAGGCCGAGGACGAAGACAAGGACAGCGAGAAGGACGAGAACACCAAAGAACTGGAATCTCCGTCCT CAGCGAAGACCACGCCCTGCTCCCCCACTGAGCGTCACATGAGTCGCAGTAACCAATCATGCGgctccttctccatcccccacTTCACCACCAGCAAGGAGAACCTGCCTGTGCTGAACACACGCATCATCTGCCCTG GCTTACGGGCTGGTCTGGCCGCCTCCATTGCTGGCAGCTCCATCATCAGCAAGATGCTGCTGGCCAACATTGACCCGTTCGGTGCCATGCCCTTCATCGATCCCGACCTGGACTCGCT AGAGGGTTACTCGGAAAGGTGTGTGATGAATAACTACTTTGGGATCGGACTGGATGCCAAGATCTCCCTGGAGTTCAACAACAAGCGGGAGGAACACCCGGAGAAATGCAG GAGCCGCACCAAGAACATGATGTGGTACGGCGTGCTGGGGACCAAGGAGCTGCTGCAGAGGACCTACAAGAACCTGGAGCAGAAGGTGCAGCTGGAG TGCGACGGGCAGTACATCCCCCTGCCCAGCCTCCAGGGCATCGCCGTGCTCAACATCCCCAGCTACGCCGGCGGCACCAACTTCTGGGGCGGCACCAAGGAGGACGAT atCTTTTGCGCGCCGTCGTTTGACGATAAGATCTTGGAGGTGGTCGCTGTGTTCGGCAGCATGCAGATGGCAGTGTCCCGGGTCATAAAACTCCAGCACCACAGGATCGCACAG tGTCGCTCGGTGAAGATCACCATCCTGGGAGACGAGGGCATGCCCATCCAGGTGGACGGGGAGGCCTGGATCCAGCCCCCCGGGATCATCAAGATCCAGCACAAGAACCGCGCTCAGATGCTGACCCGCGAccgg GCGTTCGAAAACACGCTCAAGTCCTGGGAGGACAAGCTGAAGTACGACAAGCCCCCGGTGCGCCCCCACCTCTACTCACAGCAGTCCGTCGACCTGGCAACCGAGGAGGAGGCGGGGCTTGTGCAGGCGTGCGCCCGCGCTGCCGAGGAGCTCATCACCAG GATCTGCGAGGCGGCCAAGACCAACGGCCTCCTGGAGCAAGAGCTGGCCCACGCCGTCAACGCCTCCTCTCACGCCATCAACAAAACGCACCCCAAATTCCccgag AGCCTGAGCAGGAACACAGCCATGGAGGTGGCGAGCACTGTGAAGGCCCTGCACAACGAGACCGAGTCCGTCCTGCTGGGGAGGGTGTCTCTG CAGCTGGACCCCCCCCATGAGGAGCTGCTGTCCGGTGCGCTGCAGAGTGTGGAGGTGGAGCTGGGGAAGCTGGCGGAGATCCACTGGCTGTACCACATCCTGCAGCCCAATGACGAGGAG GGTCATGACCTTGAGTACGGCAAGAGGCACAACCGCAGTGCCATGTTCCGTATTGTCCCCAAGTTCAAGAAGGAGAAAGCCCCCAAGAAGTCCAGCCCGCAGTCAG TGGAGAGGTGGGGCACTGAGGAGGTGACGGCCTGGCTGGAGCAGCTCAGCCTGGGGGAGTACAAAGACACCTTCACCCTCCACGACATCCGCGGCTCAGAGCTCCTACACCTGGAGAGGAGGGACCTGAAG GATCTGGGGATATCGAAGGTCGGCCACATGAAGAGGATCCTCCAGGGAACTAAGGAGCTGGCCAAGGCCACGCTGGTCGACCTGTGA
- the dgkh gene encoding diacylglycerol kinase eta isoform X1 yields the protein MEDVYRYTRSPVWEELEPEKGAPSTAGIGSAGIHQHVVGAVGGPGTADESSDSEGEQEGPQKLIRKVSTSGQIRSKTSIKEGLLLKQTSSFQRWKKRYFKLRGRTLYYAKDSKSLIFDEVDLSDASVAESSTKNVNNSFTVITPFRRLILCAETRKEMEDWISSLKSVQSREHYETAQFNVEHFSGMHNWYACSHARPTFCNVCRDSLSGVTSHGLSCEVCKFKAHKRCAVRATNNCKWTTLASIGKDIIEDEDGIAMPHQWMEGNLPVSARCAVCDKTCGSVLRLQDWRCLWCKAMVHTACMDLYPRKCPLGQCKVSIIPPTALNSIDSDGFWKATCPPSCASPLLVFVNSKSGDNQGVKFLRRFKQLLNPAQVFDLVNGGPHLGLRLFQKFDNFRILVCGGDGSVGWVLSEIDKLNLHKQCQLGVLPLGTGNDLARVLGWGPSCDDDAQLPQILEKLERASTKMLDRWSIMTYEIKIPPKHICAVTPGGSEECQFQISAYEDSVAAHLTKILNSDQHSVVISSAKVLCETVKDFVAKVGKSYEKSTENTEEAENMSLKCAILNEKLDSLLQTLNTEAQAMPRPAHTTPPIVEEELEEEEEEAESVEAPSEESLSELKESAAEKSSAPHAVFRPREQLMLRANSLKKAVRQIIEQAEKVVDEQNAHTEGQQDLQSPVEFKKEAEDEDKDSEKDENTKELESPSSAKTTPCSPTERHMSRSNQSCGSFSIPHFTTSKENLPVLNTRIICPGLRAGLAASIAGSSIISKMLLANIDPFGAMPFIDPDLDSLEGYSERCVMNNYFGIGLDAKISLEFNNKREEHPEKCRSRTKNMMWYGVLGTKELLQRTYKNLEQKVQLECDGQYIPLPSLQGIAVLNIPSYAGGTNFWGGTKEDDIFCAPSFDDKILEVVAVFGSMQMAVSRVIKLQHHRIAQCRSVKITILGDEGMPIQVDGEAWIQPPGIIKIQHKNRAQMLTRDRAFENTLKSWEDKLKYDKPPVRPHLYSQQSVDLATEEEAGLVQACARAAEELITRICEAAKTNGLLEQELAHAVNASSHAINKTHPKFPESLSRNTAMEVASTVKALHNETESVLLGRVSLQLDPPHEELLSGALQSVEVELGKLAEIHWLYHILQPNDEEGHDLEYGKRHNRSAMFRIVPKFKKEKAPKKSSPQSGSGDIEGRPHEEDPPGN from the exons ACGAGCATAAAGGAGGGCCTACTACTGAAACAGACCAGCTCCTTCCAGCGATGGAAAAAGCGCTACTTCAAACTGAGGGGCAGAACGCTCTACTATGCCAAGGACTCCAAG TCTCTCATTTTTGACGAAGTGGATCTGTCCGATGCCAGCGTTGCGGAATCAAGCACCAAGAATGTCAACAACAGCTTTACG GTCATCACTCCCTTCCGACGGCTCATCCTCTGCGCCGAGACTCGGAAGGAGATGGAGGACTGGATCAGCTCGCTCAAGTCCGTCCAGTCCAGAGAGCACTACGAG ACGGCACAGTTTAATGTGGAACATTTCTCAGGGATGCACAACTGGTACGCCTGCTCCCACGCCCGCCCCACCTTCTGCAACGTCTGCAGGGACAGCCTGTCAGGGGTGACCTCCCATGGCCTCTCCTGCGAAG TGTGCAAATTCAAAGCCCATAAGCGGTGCGCCGTCAGGGCCACGAACAACTGCAAATGGACGACGCTGGCCTCCATCGGGAAGGACATCATCGAGGATGAGGACGGG ATCGCCATGCCGCACCAGTGGATGGAGGGGAACCTGCCGGTCAGCGCCAGGTGCGCGGTGTGCGACAAGACCTGCGGGAGCGTCCTGAGGCTGCAGGACTGGCGCTGCCTCTGGTGCAAGGCCATG GTACACACGGCCTGCATGGACCTGTATCCCCGGAAGTGTCCCCTGGGTCAGTGCAAAGTGTCCATCATCCCTCCCACGGCCCTCAACAGCATCGACTCGGACG GCTTCTGGAAGGCCACCTGTCCCCCGTCCTGTGCCAGCCCGCTCCTCGTCTTCGTCAACTCCAAGAGCGGGGACAACCAGGGGGTGAAGTTCCTGCGTCGCTTCAAGCAGCTGCTCAACCCGGCGCAGGTGTTTGACCTGGTCAATGGTGGGCCGCACTTAGG CTTACGGTTGTTCCAAAAGTTTGACAACTTCAGGATCCTGGTGTGCGGGGGAGATGGGAGCGTGGGCTGGGTCCTGTCCGAAATCGATAAGCTGAACCTTCACAAACAG TGCCAGCTGGGGGTGCTGCCCCTGGGGACAGGAAATGACCTCGCCCGGGTGCTGGGATGGGGGCCATCTTGTGACGACGACGCACAGCTGCCCCAGATCCTGGAGAAGCTGGAGAGAGCGAGCACCAAGATGCTGGACAG GTGGAGTATAATGACGTACGAGATTAAAATACCTCCCAAGCACATCTGCGCGGTCACCCCGGGAGGGTCTGAGGAGTGCCAG TTTCAGATTTCAGCCTACGAAGATTCTGTAGCTGCTCACCTCACCAAGATCCTCAACTCAGACCAGCACTCTGTGGTCATATCCTCTGCAAA GGTTCTGTGTGAAACGGTGAAGGACTTTGTGGCCAAAGTGGGGAAGTCGTATGAGAAAAGCACAGAGAACACCGAGGAAGCGGAGAACATGTCCCTTAAA TGTGCCATCCTCAACGAGAAGCTGGACTCGCTCCTCCAGACCCTGAACACGGAGGCGCAGGCCATGCCCCGCCCGGCCCACACCACCCCGCCCATcgtggaggaggagctggaggaggaggaggaggaggcggagtcCGTGGAGGCGCCGAGCGAGGAGTCGCTGTCGGAGCTGAAGGAGAGCGCGGCGGAGAAGAGCTCCGCCCCCCACGCCGTGTTCCGGCCCCGCGAGCAGCTGATGCTGCGCGCCAACAGCCTGAAGAAGGCCGTCAGGCAGATCATCGAGCAGGCCGAGAAAG TGGTCGATGAGCAGAACGCCCACACGGAAGGACAGCAGGATTTGCAGTCGCCCGTCGAGTTTAAAAAGGAGGCCGAGGACGAAGACAAGGACAGCGAGAAGGACGAGAACACCAAAGAACTGGAATCTCCGTCCT CAGCGAAGACCACGCCCTGCTCCCCCACTGAGCGTCACATGAGTCGCAGTAACCAATCATGCGgctccttctccatcccccacTTCACCACCAGCAAGGAGAACCTGCCTGTGCTGAACACACGCATCATCTGCCCTG GCTTACGGGCTGGTCTGGCCGCCTCCATTGCTGGCAGCTCCATCATCAGCAAGATGCTGCTGGCCAACATTGACCCGTTCGGTGCCATGCCCTTCATCGATCCCGACCTGGACTCGCT AGAGGGTTACTCGGAAAGGTGTGTGATGAATAACTACTTTGGGATCGGACTGGATGCCAAGATCTCCCTGGAGTTCAACAACAAGCGGGAGGAACACCCGGAGAAATGCAG GAGCCGCACCAAGAACATGATGTGGTACGGCGTGCTGGGGACCAAGGAGCTGCTGCAGAGGACCTACAAGAACCTGGAGCAGAAGGTGCAGCTGGAG TGCGACGGGCAGTACATCCCCCTGCCCAGCCTCCAGGGCATCGCCGTGCTCAACATCCCCAGCTACGCCGGCGGCACCAACTTCTGGGGCGGCACCAAGGAGGACGAT atCTTTTGCGCGCCGTCGTTTGACGATAAGATCTTGGAGGTGGTCGCTGTGTTCGGCAGCATGCAGATGGCAGTGTCCCGGGTCATAAAACTCCAGCACCACAGGATCGCACAG tGTCGCTCGGTGAAGATCACCATCCTGGGAGACGAGGGCATGCCCATCCAGGTGGACGGGGAGGCCTGGATCCAGCCCCCCGGGATCATCAAGATCCAGCACAAGAACCGCGCTCAGATGCTGACCCGCGAccgg GCGTTCGAAAACACGCTCAAGTCCTGGGAGGACAAGCTGAAGTACGACAAGCCCCCGGTGCGCCCCCACCTCTACTCACAGCAGTCCGTCGACCTGGCAACCGAGGAGGAGGCGGGGCTTGTGCAGGCGTGCGCCCGCGCTGCCGAGGAGCTCATCACCAG GATCTGCGAGGCGGCCAAGACCAACGGCCTCCTGGAGCAAGAGCTGGCCCACGCCGTCAACGCCTCCTCTCACGCCATCAACAAAACGCACCCCAAATTCCccgag AGCCTGAGCAGGAACACAGCCATGGAGGTGGCGAGCACTGTGAAGGCCCTGCACAACGAGACCGAGTCCGTCCTGCTGGGGAGGGTGTCTCTG CAGCTGGACCCCCCCCATGAGGAGCTGCTGTCCGGTGCGCTGCAGAGTGTGGAGGTGGAGCTGGGGAAGCTGGCGGAGATCCACTGGCTGTACCACATCCTGCAGCCCAATGACGAGGAG GGTCATGACCTTGAGTACGGCAAGAGGCACAACCGCAGTGCCATGTTCCGTATTGTCCCCAAGTTCAAGAAGGAGAAAGCCCCCAAGAAGTCCAGCCCGCAGTCAG GATCTGGGGATATCGAAGGTCGGCCACATGAAGAGGATCCTCCAGGGAACTAA